From one Sphingomonas xanthus genomic stretch:
- the recJ gene encoding single-stranded-DNA-specific exonuclease RecJ — protein MNEFVCGVERSIGGQPWRWRRPGGDELGLDLTDQLLMARGIADHELARHRAPTIRDFLPDPSVFADMDKAAARVADAVETGETIAIFGDYDVDGATSAALLTLTLRRLGIEPMVYIPDRLMEGYGPSGAALVELKRRGASLAITVDCGAQAFEALDEAAAAGLDVIICDHHQCASRLPTAQAVINPNRLDESETGAAHGHLAAVGMAFLLGVALLRELRRRGRFTEAPEPKIIDLLDIVALGTVADVARLKTLNRAFVTQGLKVMAERRNIGLAALADAARLMKPPTCRDLGFALGPRINAGGRVGKSDLGVRLLTTTDEEEAREIAAELDRLNEERRAIEMLVSEQANAAAEAQADAPLVLVSGRGWHPGVIGIVASRIKERFGRPAIVIAEEEDGTGKGSGRSISGVDLGSAVLAAKDEGLLLAGGGHAMAAGLTVAPGGIEALRAYLGERIAADVEIARGSRSLLLDALLAPGGVVGGLCDALDAAGPYGAGWPAPRIAVGPVRLIRPGIVGNGHVRAIASGDDGRSFKLIAFRASDSSLGQALLSSAADSRWWLAGTIKRDEWNGGNAAEMHLEDAAPA, from the coding sequence ATGAACGAATTCGTCTGCGGGGTGGAACGAAGCATCGGTGGACAGCCATGGCGCTGGCGCAGGCCCGGCGGTGACGAGCTGGGCCTCGATCTCACCGACCAATTGCTCATGGCGCGCGGCATTGCCGATCATGAACTGGCCCGTCATCGCGCGCCGACCATTCGCGACTTCCTTCCCGATCCGTCGGTTTTCGCCGACATGGACAAGGCCGCAGCGCGCGTCGCGGACGCGGTCGAGACCGGCGAAACCATCGCCATTTTCGGCGACTATGACGTCGACGGCGCGACCTCGGCGGCATTGCTGACCCTGACGCTGCGGCGGCTGGGGATCGAGCCGATGGTCTATATCCCCGACCGGTTGATGGAAGGCTATGGCCCGTCCGGCGCAGCACTGGTCGAATTGAAGCGACGCGGCGCGAGCCTGGCCATCACCGTCGATTGCGGAGCGCAGGCGTTCGAAGCCCTCGACGAAGCCGCGGCCGCTGGCCTCGACGTCATTATCTGCGATCACCACCAATGCGCATCGCGGCTGCCGACTGCGCAGGCGGTCATCAACCCGAACCGGCTAGATGAGAGCGAAACGGGGGCCGCGCATGGCCATCTTGCCGCGGTCGGCATGGCCTTCCTGCTCGGCGTTGCGCTGCTTCGCGAGCTACGGCGGCGGGGACGGTTCACCGAGGCGCCGGAACCGAAGATCATCGACCTGCTCGATATTGTCGCGCTCGGCACGGTGGCCGATGTCGCCCGGCTGAAAACGCTCAACCGGGCCTTCGTCACGCAGGGGCTGAAGGTAATGGCGGAACGGCGCAACATCGGTCTTGCTGCCTTGGCCGATGCGGCGCGGCTGATGAAGCCGCCGACCTGCCGCGACCTCGGCTTTGCGCTGGGCCCGCGGATCAATGCCGGCGGCAGGGTTGGGAAGTCCGACCTTGGTGTTCGCCTGCTCACCACCACCGACGAGGAGGAAGCGCGCGAAATAGCCGCTGAGCTCGACCGGTTGAACGAGGAGCGGCGGGCAATCGAGATGCTGGTCAGCGAACAGGCAAACGCCGCGGCGGAGGCCCAGGCCGATGCGCCGCTAGTGCTGGTCTCGGGTCGTGGCTGGCACCCCGGGGTCATCGGCATCGTTGCCAGCAGGATCAAGGAACGATTCGGACGCCCGGCGATCGTCATCGCCGAAGAGGAAGACGGCACCGGCAAGGGATCGGGCCGGTCGATTTCGGGTGTCGACCTCGGCTCCGCAGTGCTTGCGGCCAAAGACGAGGGGCTACTCCTGGCCGGCGGGGGCCATGCCATGGCCGCCGGCCTTACCGTCGCGCCGGGCGGGATCGAAGCGCTTCGCGCTTACCTCGGCGAGCGCATCGCCGCCGATGTCGAAATAGCTCGGGGGAGCCGGTCGTTGCTGCTGGACGCGCTGCTTGCCCCGGGCGGCGTGGTCGGGGGCCTGTGCGACGCCCTTGATGCCGCGGGACCTTATGGCGCGGGATGGCCAGCACCCCGGATCGCGGTCGGCCCTGTACGACTGATTCGGCCGGGAATCGTCGGAAACGGCCATGTTCGGGCGATCGCCAGCGGCGACGATGGGCGATCGTTCAAGCTGATCGCCTTCCGCGCTTCCGACAGCTCGTTGGGTCAAGCGCTGCTTTCGTCTGCCGCGGACAGCCGCTGGTGGCTGGCCGGGACGATCAAACGCGATGAATGGAATGGCGGGAATGCCGCGGAAATGCACTTGGAGGACGCCGCGCCCGCTTGA
- a CDS encoding PH domain-containing protein, with protein sequence MNDAAAPSATAELGPPERLHPLYLITGIPQIVKGAWGLLAGGALLASQGRWWIAALLVVGSVTFSFLSLLIRWLKLEYRVGTHELRIDSGWLSRTSRAIPFDRVTDVDFEQGPLHRLLGLVRVKLETGASAGGKEEDGVLHTISLDRAEALRAHIRARKGMPVTATGDAEVIDEAAPIFAMGKRRVATAGLFNFSLAVIAGLFGFTQTLGEAVGFDPFRRSFWTSLLDRADPVRDLVVAHQIGAAVAGSLLLILLGVGTGLVRTVLREHGFRLDRTEVGFRRRRGLVTLTDVSIPARRVQAAILASGPVRRHFGWWVLKLQSLARDGARGDHVVAPLVREEEAGAILYSIEWPVAPRTEQWRKISYAFVTSFVIILLPAALIALGTISLLGPIALLWLAGGALAVLVRRLDWKLTRFALDHDMLFIATGWWRHRRSIVPRGKIQSVDLTESWWSRAFGICTLRLGVAGGGGFSDHHVPALTRSEAEALRAELLA encoded by the coding sequence ATGAACGACGCGGCCGCACCGTCCGCTACCGCCGAGTTGGGACCGCCCGAGCGGCTCCACCCGCTCTACCTCATCACCGGCATCCCGCAGATCGTCAAAGGTGCCTGGGGCCTGCTCGCTGGTGGCGCCCTGTTGGCTTCCCAGGGGCGCTGGTGGATTGCGGCGCTGCTTGTCGTGGGTTCGGTCACCTTCTCCTTTCTCTCGCTTCTGATCCGCTGGTTGAAACTCGAATATCGCGTAGGCACCCACGAGCTGCGCATCGATAGCGGCTGGCTTAGCCGCACGAGTCGGGCCATCCCCTTCGACCGCGTGACCGATGTCGATTTCGAACAGGGACCACTTCACCGGCTGCTTGGGCTGGTCAGGGTCAAGCTGGAAACGGGCGCATCGGCCGGCGGCAAGGAAGAGGATGGAGTCCTCCATACCATCTCGCTCGACCGCGCAGAGGCGCTGCGCGCACACATCCGGGCACGCAAGGGCATGCCAGTCACGGCTACCGGCGACGCGGAGGTGATCGACGAGGCCGCGCCGATCTTCGCCATGGGCAAAAGGCGCGTGGCGACCGCCGGACTGTTCAACTTCTCGCTGGCGGTGATCGCCGGCCTGTTCGGCTTCACTCAGACGCTGGGCGAGGCGGTCGGGTTCGATCCGTTCCGGCGCAGCTTCTGGACTTCGCTGCTCGACCGCGCCGACCCCGTCCGCGACCTGGTCGTCGCCCACCAGATAGGCGCAGCGGTTGCCGGCTCGTTGCTGCTCATCCTGCTAGGCGTGGGCACGGGACTGGTTCGAACGGTGCTTCGCGAGCATGGCTTTCGGCTTGACCGGACGGAAGTCGGCTTCCGCCGCCGCCGCGGCCTGGTTACCCTGACCGACGTGTCGATCCCGGCCCGCCGGGTTCAGGCCGCGATCCTTGCCAGCGGCCCGGTCCGGCGCCACTTCGGCTGGTGGGTACTCAAGCTCCAAAGCCTTGCCCGCGACGGCGCTAGGGGCGACCATGTTGTCGCTCCGCTAGTGCGGGAGGAGGAAGCGGGCGCGATCCTCTATTCGATCGAATGGCCGGTGGCGCCGAGGACGGAACAATGGCGGAAAATTTCCTACGCCTTCGTCACTTCCTTCGTGATCATCCTGCTGCCTGCCGCACTGATCGCACTCGGCACCATCAGCCTGCTTGGCCCCATCGCCCTGTTGTGGCTGGCCGGCGGCGCGCTTGCCGTTCTTGTCCGGCGGCTCGACTGGAAACTCACCCGCTTCGCCCTCGACCATGACATGCTGTTCATCGCCACCGGTTGGTGGCGGCACCGCCGGTCGATCGTGCCGCGCGGCAAGATCCAGAGCGTCGACCTGACCGAAAGCTGGTGGAGCCGGGCATTCGGCATCTGCACGCTGCGGTTGGGAGTTGCCGGGGGCGGCGGCTTTTCCGATCATCACGTCCCTGCCCTGACGCGCAGCGAGGCCGAGGCTCTGCGCGCGGAGTTGCTGGCATGA
- a CDS encoding PH domain-containing protein: protein MTATAIPADIQRVEPAYKHALRAQAAAFWVPLFIAALVINGLFLSQTPVADVLPAVLGLIGLSAITVAPERIYRRLGYAIDARLLRTVRGWLFHVDTVVPFVRVQHIDVTRGPFDKLFGTATLVIHTAGTHNSVVSLPGLAPERAAAIRDAIRSEIRADAE from the coding sequence ATGACAGCAACCGCCATCCCGGCCGACATCCAGCGGGTCGAGCCCGCCTATAAACATGCGCTCCGCGCGCAGGCCGCGGCGTTCTGGGTGCCGCTGTTCATCGCTGCGCTCGTGATCAACGGCCTGTTCCTGTCGCAGACCCCTGTCGCCGATGTGCTGCCGGCGGTCCTCGGTTTGATCGGCCTCAGCGCGATCACCGTTGCGCCCGAGCGGATCTATCGCCGGCTTGGCTACGCGATCGACGCCCGATTGTTGCGCACGGTTCGCGGCTGGCTGTTCCACGTCGATACCGTCGTTCCGTTCGTCCGCGTCCAGCATATCGACGTGACTCGCGGGCCGTTCGACAAGCTCTTCGGCACCGCGACGCTCGTCATTCACACCGCCGGCACCCACAATAGCGTCGTCAGCCTACCCGGCCTCGCCCCGGAGCGCGCGGCCGCCATCCGCGACGCGATCCGATCCGAGATTCGCGCGGACGCCGAATGA
- the glpX gene encoding class II fructose-bisphosphatase: MVSASQVLDRVLVLEMVRVTEAAAIAASRWIGRGDNDAADAAAVEAMRAALNQLPMDGTVVIGEGERDEAPMLFIGEKVGTEQEQGPSIDIALDPLEGTTITANAGPNALAVLAIAEQGGLLNAPDVYMDKIAIGPGYPQGTIDLGRSVADNVRALAKAKGVDTREIVACVLDRPRHSAIIAELRALGCGIKLIPDGDVAGVIATTDPDTSVDIYLGTGGAPEGVLAAAALRCVGGQMQGRLLFRNDDERGRAKRWGIDDLDRIYALEDMAKGDCIFAATGVTDGSLLDGVKRRKGGCTTTESIVMRASTGTVRRVTTEYHKPF, translated from the coding sequence ATGGTCAGCGCCAGCCAAGTCCTTGATCGCGTCCTCGTCCTTGAAATGGTCCGGGTGACCGAGGCGGCGGCGATCGCCGCCTCACGCTGGATCGGGCGGGGCGACAATGATGCCGCGGACGCCGCGGCGGTCGAAGCAATGCGCGCCGCGCTCAACCAGCTGCCGATGGACGGCACCGTGGTGATCGGCGAGGGAGAGCGCGACGAAGCGCCGATGCTGTTCATCGGCGAAAAGGTCGGCACCGAGCAGGAACAAGGCCCGTCGATCGACATCGCGCTTGATCCGCTGGAAGGCACGACCATCACCGCCAATGCCGGACCGAACGCGCTAGCGGTACTGGCGATCGCCGAGCAGGGCGGCCTGCTTAACGCTCCCGACGTCTATATGGACAAGATCGCTATCGGCCCCGGCTATCCGCAGGGGACGATCGACCTTGGCCGTTCGGTGGCTGACAACGTCCGGGCCCTCGCCAAGGCCAAGGGAGTCGACACGCGCGAAATCGTCGCCTGCGTGCTCGATCGGCCGCGCCATTCGGCGATAATCGCCGAACTTCGCGCGCTCGGTTGCGGGATCAAGCTGATTCCCGACGGGGATGTCGCCGGGGTCATCGCGACGACCGATCCCGATACCAGCGTCGATATCTACCTAGGCACTGGCGGTGCGCCCGAGGGTGTGCTCGCAGCGGCCGCGCTGCGCTGCGTCGGGGGGCAGATGCAGGGCCGGCTGCTGTTCCGGAACGACGATGAACGGGGCCGCGCAAAGCGGTGGGGAATCGATGACCTCGACCGCATCTATGCCCTTGAAGACATGGCCAAGGGCGATTGCATCTTCGCCGCGACCGGCGTCACCGACGGTTCGCTGCTCGATGGCGTCAAGCGCCGCAAGGGCGGTTGCACCACCACCGAAAGCATTGTCATGCGCGCAAGCACCGGCACCGTCAGGCGGGTGACGACCGAATATCACAAGCCCTTCTAA
- a CDS encoding DUF2721 domain-containing protein — protein sequence MAQPPLIPPTPELTQLAQIIQLAVAPVFLLAGLGAFLNVCAGRLARIVDRARKLEPRILQSRGEEHDRLIREVRALDRRIAVVNTAIFASVLAAVLISLVVILLFGAFLSGYKFGTAVALLFIAAMVATGASFAIFLYETRLATRSVKIGNHILEHEAEAE from the coding sequence ATGGCCCAGCCCCCCCTTATTCCGCCGACACCCGAGCTCACCCAGCTTGCACAGATCATCCAGCTGGCGGTCGCGCCGGTGTTCCTCCTCGCAGGGCTCGGCGCCTTCCTCAACGTCTGCGCCGGCCGGCTTGCCCGGATCGTCGACCGGGCCCGCAAGTTGGAGCCGCGCATCCTCCAGAGCCGGGGCGAGGAACATGACCGGCTAATCCGCGAAGTGCGGGCGCTCGACCGGCGTATCGCCGTCGTCAACACCGCCATTTTCGCGTCGGTCCTGGCCGCGGTGCTGATCTCGCTGGTGGTCATCCTGCTGTTCGGCGCGTTCCTGAGCGGCTACAAGTTCGGCACCGCGGTGGCGTTGCTGTTCATTGCCGCGATGGTGGCGACCGGTGCAAGCTTTGCGATCTTCCTCTACGAAACGCGGCTGGCAACCCGGAGCGTCAAGATCGGGAATCACATCCTGGAGCATGAGGCCGAAGCCGAGTAG
- a CDS encoding L,D-transpeptidase family protein, with protein sequence MRRILMALAAGAALALASCSTTPSTTPVPQVASPRFIPPHTNYRWTNGFSASGFEAMHKMIGRTALRPGEFHWATNIPAEGEVAITVDIANQIAFIFKGSQLIAVTNVSTGKKGHPTPLGFWTINFKRQKYFSRKYDNAPMPYMQNIDDKGIAFHGGATPGYPASHGCIRLPMAFAKQLFALTKVGNKVVIEG encoded by the coding sequence ATGCGTAGAATCCTGATGGCGTTGGCGGCAGGTGCCGCGCTCGCGCTCGCATCCTGTTCAACGACCCCCTCGACGACACCTGTTCCGCAGGTCGCGTCTCCCCGCTTCATTCCGCCGCACACCAATTATCGCTGGACCAACGGCTTTTCGGCTTCGGGATTCGAAGCGATGCACAAGATGATCGGCCGGACCGCACTGCGTCCCGGCGAGTTTCATTGGGCCACGAATATCCCAGCCGAGGGCGAGGTGGCGATCACCGTCGATATCGCCAACCAGATCGCATTTATCTTTAAGGGTTCGCAGCTGATCGCGGTCACCAATGTGTCGACCGGGAAAAAGGGTCACCCCACGCCGCTGGGATTCTGGACGATCAACTTCAAGCGCCAGAAATATTTCAGCCGCAAATATGACAATGCACCAATGCCTTACATGCAGAACATCGACGACAAGGGCATTGCCTTCCACGGCGGCGCGACGCCCGGTTACCCCGCCAGCCATGGCTGCATCCGTCTGCCGATGGCCTTTGCCAAGCAATTGTTCGCGCTGACCAAGGTTGGCAATAAGGTGGTCATCGAGGGCTGA
- a CDS encoding LytTR family DNA-binding domain-containing protein has protein sequence MQFTRRQRLLKGEWRPLLVAGAVGLLLGFAGPFGSYPAFPTAIRYAFWLGLTVAGVAAVIAADAIMPRTRLPAGLMRIGGVAVLSALPMTFVVAWTFSQVQPGRVFGLQQLPALFMAVAAVQLLISYAISITAPPEIRAPVPDPSDDTAAPAFPPALLSRLPREVGSAIIALETDDHYLRVHAAGDSALVLMRMADAVAMIDPRLGTQIHRRWWVARAAVTGMRTEGQRLFLCLADERLVPVGRTFVPAVRAAFGKASSPYG, from the coding sequence ATGCAGTTCACGCGGCGCCAACGGCTTTTAAAGGGGGAATGGCGACCTTTGCTGGTTGCTGGCGCGGTTGGCCTGCTATTGGGTTTCGCGGGGCCATTCGGCTCTTACCCGGCATTCCCTACCGCAATCCGCTACGCGTTCTGGCTTGGCCTGACGGTCGCCGGGGTTGCGGCGGTCATCGCCGCCGACGCGATCATGCCGCGGACACGCCTTCCCGCAGGACTGATGCGGATCGGCGGCGTTGCAGTGCTGTCCGCCCTGCCGATGACCTTCGTCGTGGCCTGGACATTTTCACAGGTGCAGCCGGGCCGCGTGTTCGGGCTCCAGCAGCTCCCTGCCCTGTTCATGGCGGTTGCCGCGGTCCAGTTGCTGATCAGCTATGCGATCTCCATCACTGCACCGCCGGAAATTCGGGCGCCGGTACCGGACCCAAGCGACGATACCGCCGCGCCAGCCTTCCCGCCAGCGCTGCTCAGCCGACTTCCGCGAGAAGTCGGCAGCGCCATCATCGCCTTGGAAACCGACGATCATTATCTTCGCGTTCATGCTGCTGGCGACAGCGCCCTTGTCCTGATGCGGATGGCCGACGCAGTCGCCATGATCGATCCCCGGCTCGGTACGCAGATCCACCGCCGATGGTGGGTCGCGCGGGCCGCGGTGACCGGCATGAGAACCGAGGGCCAGAGGCTCTTCCTGTGTCTTGCCGACGAAAGGCTGGTTCCTGTCGGAAGGACATTCGTACCGGCGGTACGGGCGGCCTTTGGCAAAGCTTCATCGCCTTACGGTTGA
- a CDS encoding META domain-containing protein, translating into MNRLALLLPLALSACLGPTAAVDPAREVRPVTVQDRLQGRWAIVAVDGRPSGGLSLTLGAQGLATAAGSGPGTASASPQPPSSAYLGCNELRIGGWARNGDKLTLGTDHATITERGCDPATMALEERAHAILRKTLTMELTPPDRLRLINEVGTLDLVRSRRP; encoded by the coding sequence ATGAACCGCCTCGCCCTGCTCCTCCCGCTAGCGCTCAGCGCCTGTCTTGGTCCTACCGCTGCGGTCGATCCGGCCAGAGAGGTCCGGCCGGTCACGGTTCAAGACCGGCTTCAGGGGCGATGGGCGATTGTCGCGGTGGACGGGCGTCCCTCCGGCGGTCTGTCGCTGACGCTCGGGGCGCAGGGCCTGGCGACAGCGGCCGGTTCGGGGCCCGGGACCGCCAGCGCATCTCCGCAACCACCCAGTAGCGCCTACCTCGGCTGCAACGAGTTGCGCATTGGAGGGTGGGCCCGCAACGGCGACAAGCTGACGCTGGGGACCGACCATGCCACAATAACCGAGCGCGGCTGCGACCCCGCGACCATGGCGCTTGAAGAGCGGGCCCATGCGATCTTGCGTAAGACGCTAACCATGGAGCTGACCCCGCCTGACCGATTGCGGCTGATCAACGAGGTCGGGACCCTGGACCTCGTCCGCTCGCGACGCCCCTAG
- a CDS encoding LL-diaminopimelate aminotransferase encodes MTDDFYRIRRLPPYVFAEVNAMKAAARARGEDIVDLGMGNPDGAPPKHVIDKLAEVAAKPTAHRYSASKGIAGLRKAQAGYYARRFNVELDPDSEVIVTLGSKEGLANLAQAITAPGDVVLTPNPSYPIHHFGFIIAGAAIRSIPAVPGPDFFDRLEKAMRYTVPRPKVLVIGYPSNPTAQTVDLAFYEKLVAFAREAGLIVISDLAYAEIYFGETPTPSILQVEGAKEVAVEFTSMSKTYSMAGWRMGFAVGNARLIGALTRVKSYLDYGAFTPIQAAACAALNGPQDIVDFNRALYKARRDVMVESFGRAGWTIPVPEASMFAWAPIPEAFKHLGSMEFAKLLLTEAHVAVAPGVGFGEEGEGFVRLALVENEQRLRQAARGIKKILRRA; translated from the coding sequence ATGACCGACGACTTCTACCGAATCCGCCGCCTGCCGCCCTATGTCTTTGCCGAGGTCAATGCGATGAAGGCCGCTGCGCGGGCGCGGGGCGAGGACATTGTCGACCTGGGAATGGGCAATCCCGACGGCGCGCCGCCCAAACATGTCATCGACAAGCTGGCGGAAGTGGCGGCCAAGCCGACCGCTCACCGCTATTCGGCGTCCAAAGGCATTGCCGGCCTGAGAAAGGCACAGGCCGGCTATTATGCGCGGCGGTTCAACGTCGAACTCGATCCTGACAGCGAAGTGATCGTCACGCTGGGATCGAAGGAAGGACTTGCAAATCTTGCCCAGGCGATCACCGCGCCGGGCGACGTCGTGCTGACCCCCAACCCCAGCTACCCGATCCACCATTTCGGCTTCATCATCGCAGGCGCCGCGATCCGCTCGATCCCCGCTGTTCCCGGTCCCGACTTCTTCGACCGGCTCGAAAAGGCGATGCGCTACACGGTCCCGCGGCCGAAGGTGCTGGTGATCGGCTATCCCTCCAATCCGACCGCGCAGACCGTCGACCTGGCTTTCTATGAAAAGCTGGTGGCCTTTGCGCGCGAAGCCGGACTGATTGTCATTTCCGATCTCGCCTATGCTGAGATCTACTTCGGCGAGACGCCGACGCCGTCGATCCTGCAGGTCGAGGGCGCGAAGGAGGTCGCGGTCGAATTCACCTCCATGTCCAAAACCTATTCGATGGCTGGCTGGCGGATGGGCTTCGCGGTCGGCAATGCCCGGCTGATCGGAGCGCTGACCCGGGTCAAAAGCTATCTCGACTATGGCGCCTTCACCCCGATCCAGGCGGCGGCCTGCGCCGCGCTCAACGGCCCGCAGGATATCGTCGACTTCAACCGCGCGCTCTACAAGGCGCGCCGCGACGTCATGGTTGAAAGCTTCGGCCGCGCCGGCTGGACCATCCCCGTCCCGGAGGCGAGCATGTTCGCCTGGGCGCCGATCCCCGAAGCCTTCAAGCATCTCGGCAGCATGGAATTTGCCAAGCTTCTGCTGACCGAGGCCCATGTCGCGGTCGCCCCCGGTGTCGGCTTCGGCGAGGAAGGCGAGGGTTTCGTCCGCCTGGCCCTGGTCGAAAATGAGCAGCGGCTGAGGCAGGCCGCGCGCGGCATCAAGAAAATTCTGAGACGGGCTTGA
- a CDS encoding DUF202 domain-containing protein, with amino-acid sequence MAVERTMASWTSASFAAIGVGLGLRALFARIEPAWIPRGIASLFLLLAIVMILSARRRMCMAIERLSSHEVTPPSRAGMSRSAYGVAGAAMLLIVAIWLLYD; translated from the coding sequence ATGGCGGTCGAACGTACGATGGCCAGTTGGACCTCCGCATCCTTTGCGGCGATCGGGGTCGGCCTTGGCCTCAGGGCGCTGTTTGCTCGGATCGAGCCAGCCTGGATCCCGCGCGGGATCGCCTCGCTGTTCCTCCTGCTTGCAATCGTCATGATCCTGAGCGCGAGGCGGAGGATGTGCATGGCCATCGAAAGGCTTTCGAGCCATGAGGTTACTCCACCCTCGCGCGCAGGCATGAGCCGGTCGGCCTATGGGGTTGCCGGCGCGGCAATGCTACTGATCGTGGCGATATGGCTTCTCTACGACTAG
- a CDS encoding trimeric intracellular cation channel family protein: MTSPPLLPDALVLLDYVGIAVFAVSGALLAAEKKQTLVTFIFFAVVTGVGGGTMRDLLIGAPVFWMNTNATLLICIGAALGVWFLSREAIAERALLWFDAVGLAAYATYGAAKALRYGVAPVPAFAMGVMTACLGGIIRDVFANEPSILMRPELYVTAAALASGLFVVVALAGVPLTLAALVAGLAGFSLRAAAIARGLSLPAYRG; the protein is encoded by the coding sequence ATGACTTCGCCTCCGCTCCTCCCCGACGCGCTGGTCCTGCTGGACTATGTCGGCATCGCCGTGTTCGCCGTTTCGGGAGCGCTGCTCGCGGCCGAAAAAAAACAGACACTGGTGACTTTCATCTTCTTTGCGGTCGTTACCGGGGTCGGCGGCGGGACGATGCGCGACCTGCTGATCGGCGCGCCGGTGTTCTGGATGAACACCAATGCAACGTTGCTGATCTGCATCGGCGCGGCGCTCGGCGTCTGGTTTCTGTCGCGCGAGGCGATCGCCGAGCGGGCGCTGCTGTGGTTCGACGCGGTCGGGCTTGCTGCCTATGCGACTTATGGCGCGGCCAAGGCGCTGCGTTACGGGGTTGCCCCGGTCCCGGCCTTTGCCATGGGAGTGATGACCGCGTGCCTCGGCGGCATCATTCGCGACGTGTTTGCGAATGAACCTTCGATCCTGATGCGGCCCGAACTTTATGTTACCGCTGCTGCGCTGGCGTCTGGGCTGTTTGTGGTCGTCGCGCTGGCCGGTGTGCCGCTGACGCTGGCCGCGCTGGTCGCGGGTCTCGCCGGCTTTTCGCTCAGGGCGGCGGCGATCGCTCGCGGGCTGTCGCTGCCAGCCTACCGGGGCTAG